The following is a genomic window from Bacteroidota bacterium.
TCTTTGGGTAGTTGATTTTCCGTTGCTCGAATACAACGAAGAAGAAAAACGTTTTTTCGCGATGCATCATCCGTTCACTTCTCCATTGCCGGAAGATATTTCGAAATTGGAAAGTGATCCGGGAAGTGTGCGCGCGAATGCGTACGACATGGTCATTAACGGGGTGGAAGTCGGCGGAGGTTCCATTCGCATTTTCGATAAAACATTACAATCAAAAATGTTCGACCTGCTCGGATTTACAAAGGAAGAAGCGCAATCACAATTCGGATTTTTGATGAATGCTTTCGAATACGGCGCACCACCGCACGGAGGAATTGCTTTTGGATTTGATCGCCTCTGTTCACTTTTCGGCGGAGCAGATTCCATTCGCGATTTTATTGCCTTCCCGAAAAATAATTCCGGAAGAGATGTGATGATCGATTCGCCGAGTGTTATTGATGAGAAACAGTTGAAGGAGTTGAATATTAAAACAACGATATAATAATTGCCGATTTCAGATTTCCAATTCCCAGTCAGCGGCGGGCAGGAAATCGGAAAAAATTAACCGGCCGGCTTTAGCCGGCGGTTGTGAGCGAATAGAATTAAACGGGCTTTAGCCCTGAAGCAAATTATGGCATACGTAAAAGTCTGGATCCACGCAGTGTGGGGAACAAAAAACCGCTATCCTTTTTTGACAAAAGAAATCAGGGCAGAAGTCATCAACCATGTCCGTGAGAATGCCAGAACAAAAAATATTTTCATTAGCAGAATAAATGGTTATCACGACCACATGCATTGTTTGTTTTCTTTGAATGCAGATGTGCCCATCTCAAAAGTGATGCAACTGATCAAGGGAGAATCTGCTGCCTGGATCAACAAGAATAAGATTACGAGAGAAAAATTCGAATGGGCTGATGACTATTTTGCAATTTCAGTTAGCGAATCAGTTGTGGAAACTGTGAAGAACTACATTGATGGACAGGAAGAACATCATCGAAAAAAAACTTTTGCAGAAGAATACGATCAGTTTATGAAAGCATACCAGTTCCCGGTTCAGGGCTAAAGCCCGGTTTGTGAATTGCTGTAAAACCCCCGCACTGAAGTGCGGGGTAATTCTATTTGTCACCGCGGTTATTTTACCTTTACACAAAATGACGCCCGTCAAACGAAAAATATTCAACGATCCCGTTTACGGATTCATCACTGTTCCGTCGGAGTTGGTTTTTAAATTGATCGATCATCCTTACTTCCAGCGTTTGCGCCGCATCCGCCAATTGGGTTTGACGAATCTTGTTTATCCCGGAGCGAATCATTCACGTTTTCATCACGCGATGGGCGCCATGCATCTTATGCAGGAAGCGATCGATGTGATCCGTTCAAAAGGACATGAAATTACCAATGAAGAAGCAGAAGGAGCAACCATCGCGATCCTTTTGCACGACATTGGCCACGGGCCTTTTTCTCACGCACTTGAAAGTTCTATAGTTCACAACATCACGCATGAAGATCTCTCTGCAATTTTCATGGATCGGCTTAATGTTGAATTCAGCGGACAACTCAGTCTGGCCATAAAAATCTTCCACAACAAATACAAAAAGAAATTTCTTCACCAGTTGGTTTCTTCTCAACTCGATCTCGATCGCCTCGATTATTTAAGCCGCGATAGTTTTTTCACCGGCGTTTCGGAAGGCATCGTGAGCAGTGACCGCATCGTGAAAATTTTCAATGTGGTGAATGATGAACTCGTGGTGGAAGACAAAGGAATTTATTCCATCGAGAATTTTCTCGTAGCGCGACGGCTGATGTACTGGCAGGTTTATCTTCACAAAACGGTGCTCAGTGCCGAACATTTATTGGTGAATATTCTCAAACGCGCAAAAAAACTGGCGGAAAATAATGAAGAACTTTTTTGCACACCACCGTTAAAACTTTTTCTTTATCACAAATTTTCGAAAAGCGCTTTTCTCAGTAAACCGGAAATTCTCGATGAATTCGCGAAGCTCGACGATTACGACATTCTCACGAGTGTGAAAGTGTGGGCCGGCCACAACGACAAAATTCTTTCTTTCCTCTGCAAAAATCTGGTGAACCGGGAATTATTCGCAGTGGAATTACAGAACAAAGCTTTTGCCGGAGGATACGTGGATCAGCTTCGTAAAAAAGCAGCGCAGAAATTCGGTTTGAAAAAAGAAGAGATCCCCTATTACGTTTTTACCGGCGCCGTTCAGAATAATGCTTACTCGAGCGATAACATCCGCATCAACGTGCTTTTCAAGAACGGAACAATAATGGATATTGCCGAAGCAGCCGACCTGTTCAACATCTCTGTTCTCTCGCAACCCGTGAAAAAATATTTCCTTCTTTATCCGAAATCGCTTCGGTGAATTCAATCGCTGATTTTCTACTCCCGGGTTTAGCACTAGTGTTTCCAATGTGCATACGATTTATTTTCGCGCCATGACTGAAAAAACAAACAAGAGAGCGCTCCTTTTTATTTTCATCACACTTTTTGTTGACGTAATGGGAATCGGAATTATCATTCCCGTTTTGCCGAAACTGATCATGGGAATGGCGCATTGCACGCTGGAGCACGCCACCGTCATAGGCGGGCGCATGGGGTTCATTTATGCTTTCATGCAGTTTTTCTTTTCTCCCGTGCTGGGTGCGCTGAGCGATCGTTTCGGAAGAAGAACAGTTTTGCTCATTTCGCTTTTCGGATTCGGAATAGATTATCTCATTCTCGGTTTTGCGAAAACGATCGTCGTACTTTTTATCGGCCGGCTCATTGCAGGAATTACCGGCGCGAGTTTCACCGTTGCCGGAGCGTACATCGCCGATATAAGTCCGCCGGAAAAACGCGCACAGAATTTCGGGATCATTGGCGCCGCTTTCGGATTGGGTTTCATTGCAGGCCCCGCACTCGGTGGAGCGCTCGCACACTTTGGTCCGCGCATTCCGTTTTTTGCTGCAGCAGGATTATCATTGCTGAATTGGCTCTACGGATTTTTTATTCTTCCCGAATCGCTCAAGCCGGAAAATCGCAGAAAGTTCCAATGGAAACGTGCAAACCCGCTCGGATCTTTATTGCAATTGAGTAAACATCCGGTTGTGGTAAGAATGGCTGTTGTATTTTTTCTTGTGAATCTTGCCGGGCAATCGCTGCCGAATGTCTGGTCGTATTACACGATTAAAAGATATCACTGGACAGAAGCGGGAGTGGGCTTGTCTCTCACCTATGTTGGAATGCTCATCGCAATTGTACAAGGCGGATTGACAAGAATAATTATTCCGAAGATCGGCGAAAAACGTTCTATCTATTTTGGATTGATCATGAATATCATTGGTATGACAGGCATTGCACTTTCAGGAAATCCGTTGTGGCTTTTTGTTGCAACTGTTCCGTTGACACTTGGCGGACTTGCAGGGCCGAGCATGCAATCTGTTTTGTCGAAAGCAATTCCTGCGAATGAACAAGGCGAATTGCAGGGATTCATGAATAGCGTGATGAGCATTACAGCGATCATTGGCCCGCTCCTGATGCCATGGCTCTTCAGTACTTTTTCGAATGGATATCACGGAATAATTCTTCTCGGCGCTCCCTATTTTTGTTCTGCAATTCTGAGCAGTGCGGCGCTCATTTATGCACTCATCATTCTTAAAAATTACATCGGGAAAGCGAAAAGTATTTAAACCCTTTGCACGTTAGAACGTCTAACCACGGCCAGTGGAAAAACAACTGTTTTTTCATTGATTTTCGCCATCCTATTTTGGCTAAATTTACCGGATGAAATTTGCCGCTAAGGAAATAGCTGCCCTCGTTGGAGGAAAAGTGGAAGGAAATCCCGAAGCGAGCGTTACCACGCTTGCGAAAATTGAAGAAGGAGTTCCGGGTTCCATCACCTTTCTTTCCAATCCGCAGTACGCCGATTATATTTATTCGACCGGTGCGAGCATCGCTATTGTCAATGAAAATTTTAAAGCGGAAAAAGAAATTCCATCTACACTCACACTTGTCCGCGTTCCCGACAGTCGACAGGCTTTTGCAAAATTGCTGGATGCTTACAATCAATTCCGCCTTCACAAAACAGGCATTGATGAAAAAGCTTCTGTTTCTTCTTCAGCGAAGATCGGGAACAATGTTTACATCGGGGCGTTTGCTTTTGTTGGAGATCATGCAGTGATCGGCGACAATACAAAAATTCATCCGCACGTTTTCGTTGGCGATCATGCACGTGTAGGAAAAAATTCTATTCTTTATTCGGGTGTGAAAGTTTATCACGATTGTTCCATTGGCAGCGATTGCATTCTGCAGGCAGGAACCATCATCGGTGGAGATGGATTCGGTTTTCAACCCAACAGCACAAACAATTATCAGAAAGTTCCGCACATCGGGAATGTGATTGTAGAAGATCATGTGGAGATCGGCGCAAATACAACTATCGATCGCGCAACACTCGGTTCAACTATTATCCGCAAAGGAGTGAAGCTTGATAATCTCATTCAGGTTGCGCACAATGTGGAGATCGGGGAGAATACGGTGATCGCCGCGCAAACAGGAGTTGCCGGAAGTACAAAGATCGGGCGAGATTGCATGATAGGCGGACAAGTAGGGATCATCGGTCATCTGAAGATCGGCGATCGTGTGAAAATAGCAGCGCAATCAGGAATAGGAAATGATCTGAAGGATGAAGAGATCGTGCAGGGCTCACCGGCATTTCCCATTGGAGATTATAAACGTTCGTATGTGGTTTTCCGAAATCTTCCGGAGTTGAGCAGTAAAATAAAATTGATCGAGAAAAATAATTCCGCTGAAAAATAAATTCCCGATACAGAGATGAGCACAAAACAACGCACCATAAAAAAATCCGTCTCGGTTACCGGGGTCGGACTTCACACGGGCAAGAAAGCAACACTGACTTTTCATCCTGCTCCCGAAAATCACGGATTCAAATTCCGCAGAGTGGATATGGATGGACAACCGGTGATTGACGCCGATTGCGATAACGTTGTCGATACTTCGCGCGGAACTACGCTCGAGCAACACGGTGCGCGTGTGTACACCTGCGAACACGCGCTTGCTGCAGTTGCGGGATGCGATCTCGATAACATTCTCATTGATCTTGACGCACCTGAGGTTCCTATTCTCGATGGAAGTTCCTGGCCTTACGTGATGGCGCTCGAAGAAGCAGGATTCATTGAACAGAATGCTGCGCGTGAATATTTTGAACTGAAAGAGAATCTCACCTACGAAGACCCGCTGAAAAAAGTGGAGATGCTCGCTGTGCCGCAGGATGAATTCCGGGTGACCGTTATGGTGGATTATGATTCGGAAGTTCTCGGAACACAACATGCGGGAATGTACCGCATGGCCGATTTCAAAGAAACAATTTCACGCTGCCGCACTTTTGTTTTTCTTCACGAACTCGAAGCGCTGCTCGCACATAATCTCATTAAAGGCGGCGATCTCGATAATGCGATCGTGCTCGTTGATAAACCGATCTCCGATGAACACATTGCACATCTCCGCAAAGTGTTCAACAAACCTGATGTGGAAGTGAAAGGACGCGGTGTGCTCAACAATACAAAACTGCATTATTACAATGAACCCGCACGGCACAAACTGCTCGACATTGTGGGCGATCTTGCACTGGTGGGAGTGAAAATGAAAATTCACATTCTGGCAGCGCGGCCGGGCCACGCAGGAAATGTGGAGTTCGCAAAAAAAATAAAAGCGCTGGTGAAAGCAGAGCGTACGAAGAAACCGGATGAATTCAGATTCGATCCTAATGCTCCAGCCCTTTTTGATTCGCGCGAGATCATGAAAATTCTTCCACATCGCCACCCTTTCCTGCTCGTCGATAAAATAATTGAACTTACTCCCGATCATGTGGTGGGAGTGAAAAATGTGACGATGACGGAATTCTGGACGAAAGGACATTTTCCTGATGAACCGATCATGCCGGGAGTTCTTATCGTGGAAGCGATGGCGCAAACCGGCGGCGTGTTGTGTTTGAAAACGGTTCCCGATCCGGAAAATTATCAAACCTATTTTCTGAAAATGGATGCGGTGAAATTCAAACAGAAAGTGGTGCCCGGCGATACTTGCGTTTTCCGCCTGGATTTTCTTTCACCCATCCGTCGCGGGCTTTGCCACATGCGCGGCGTAACTTATGTGAATAATAAAGTGGTTGCAGAAGCAGAAATGCTCGCGCAAATTGTGAAAGTGAGAAACATCGAATCGAAAAAACCACAACCGGTCAGCGTATGATATCGAATCTCGCACATATAGATCCGAAAGCAAACATTGGAAATAATGTGACCATCGAACCTTTTGCATTCGTGGAAGGAAATGTTGTCATCGGCGATGGATCGTGGATCGGTCCGCATGCGATGGTGATGAACGGATCGCGGCTCGGAAAAAATGTAAAAATTTTTCCGTGCGCAGTTGTCGGTGGAATTCCTCAGGATCTTAAATATGCAAATGAACCGACCACTGCGGAGATTGGCGATAATACAGTGGTGCGCGAATATGTGACAGTGAACAGGGGAACGACCGATAAAATGAAAACCGTGATCGGAAATAATTGTTTGCTCATGGCCTACGTGCATATTGCGCACGATTGTTTCGTGGGAAATAATGTGATCCTTGCAAACTACGTTGGACTTTCGGGCCATTGCGTCATTGACGATTGGGCGATCCTCGAAGGAATGGTAGGTGTTCCGCAATTTGTGCACATTGGCGCGCACGCATTCATTGCAGGAAAAAGCGGCGTGCGGAAAAATGTTCCTCCGTTCGTAAAAGCTGCACGCGAACCACTTTCATTCGTGGGTGTGAATACGGTGGGAATGCGCAGAAGAGGATATTCCAACGAAGCGATACAAGTGGTGGAAGATATTTACAGAGTACTTTATGTGAAGGGGCTGAATGTTTCGAACGCAGTTTCCATTATAGAAAAAGAATGCGCTGATACAAAAGAACGCCAGCTCATCCTTGATTTCATTTCCAATTCGAAAGAAGGAATTATCCGCGGAATCTCTTAATAGTTTTCGGTTGCTATTAGAGATAAATAAAATCTGCGTTAATCTGTGAAAATCTGTGGCAATATTTATTTGTTGA
Proteins encoded in this region:
- the lpxA gene encoding acyl-ACP--UDP-N-acetylglucosamine O-acyltransferase; protein product: MISNLAHIDPKANIGNNVTIEPFAFVEGNVVIGDGSWIGPHAMVMNGSRLGKNVKIFPCAVVGGIPQDLKYANEPTTAEIGDNTVVREYVTVNRGTTDKMKTVIGNNCLLMAYVHIAHDCFVGNNVILANYVGLSGHCVIDDWAILEGMVGVPQFVHIGAHAFIAGKSGVRKNVPPFVKAAREPLSFVGVNTVGMRRRGYSNEAIQVVEDIYRVLYVKGLNVSNAVSIIEKECADTKERQLILDFISNSKEGIIRGIS
- the tnpA gene encoding IS200/IS605 family transposase encodes the protein MAYVKVWIHAVWGTKNRYPFLTKEIRAEVINHVRENARTKNIFISRINGYHDHMHCLFSLNADVPISKVMQLIKGESAAWINKNKITREKFEWADDYFAISVSESVVETVKNYIDGQEEHHRKKTFAEEYDQFMKAYQFPVQG
- a CDS encoding HD domain-containing protein: MTPVKRKIFNDPVYGFITVPSELVFKLIDHPYFQRLRRIRQLGLTNLVYPGANHSRFHHAMGAMHLMQEAIDVIRSKGHEITNEEAEGATIAILLHDIGHGPFSHALESSIVHNITHEDLSAIFMDRLNVEFSGQLSLAIKIFHNKYKKKFLHQLVSSQLDLDRLDYLSRDSFFTGVSEGIVSSDRIVKIFNVVNDELVVEDKGIYSIENFLVARRLMYWQVYLHKTVLSAEHLLVNILKRAKKLAENNEELFCTPPLKLFLYHKFSKSAFLSKPEILDEFAKLDDYDILTSVKVWAGHNDKILSFLCKNLVNRELFAVELQNKAFAGGYVDQLRKKAAQKFGLKKEEIPYYVFTGAVQNNAYSSDNIRINVLFKNGTIMDIAEAADLFNISVLSQPVKKYFLLYPKSLR
- a CDS encoding TCR/Tet family MFS transporter → MTEKTNKRALLFIFITLFVDVMGIGIIIPVLPKLIMGMAHCTLEHATVIGGRMGFIYAFMQFFFSPVLGALSDRFGRRTVLLISLFGFGIDYLILGFAKTIVVLFIGRLIAGITGASFTVAGAYIADISPPEKRAQNFGIIGAAFGLGFIAGPALGGALAHFGPRIPFFAAAGLSLLNWLYGFFILPESLKPENRRKFQWKRANPLGSLLQLSKHPVVVRMAVVFFLVNLAGQSLPNVWSYYTIKRYHWTEAGVGLSLTYVGMLIAIVQGGLTRIIIPKIGEKRSIYFGLIMNIIGMTGIALSGNPLWLFVATVPLTLGGLAGPSMQSVLSKAIPANEQGELQGFMNSVMSITAIIGPLLMPWLFSTFSNGYHGIILLGAPYFCSAILSSAALIYALIILKNYIGKAKSI
- a CDS encoding bifunctional UDP-3-O-[3-hydroxymyristoyl] N-acetylglucosamine deacetylase/3-hydroxyacyl-ACP dehydratase; translation: MSTKQRTIKKSVSVTGVGLHTGKKATLTFHPAPENHGFKFRRVDMDGQPVIDADCDNVVDTSRGTTLEQHGARVYTCEHALAAVAGCDLDNILIDLDAPEVPILDGSSWPYVMALEEAGFIEQNAAREYFELKENLTYEDPLKKVEMLAVPQDEFRVTVMVDYDSEVLGTQHAGMYRMADFKETISRCRTFVFLHELEALLAHNLIKGGDLDNAIVLVDKPISDEHIAHLRKVFNKPDVEVKGRGVLNNTKLHYYNEPARHKLLDIVGDLALVGVKMKIHILAARPGHAGNVEFAKKIKALVKAERTKKPDEFRFDPNAPALFDSREIMKILPHRHPFLLVDKIIELTPDHVVGVKNVTMTEFWTKGHFPDEPIMPGVLIVEAMAQTGGVLCLKTVPDPENYQTYFLKMDAVKFKQKVVPGDTCVFRLDFLSPIRRGLCHMRGVTYVNNKVVAEAEMLAQIVKVRNIESKKPQPVSV
- the lpxD gene encoding UDP-3-O-(3-hydroxymyristoyl)glucosamine N-acyltransferase, with the translated sequence MKFAAKEIAALVGGKVEGNPEASVTTLAKIEEGVPGSITFLSNPQYADYIYSTGASIAIVNENFKAEKEIPSTLTLVRVPDSRQAFAKLLDAYNQFRLHKTGIDEKASVSSSAKIGNNVYIGAFAFVGDHAVIGDNTKIHPHVFVGDHARVGKNSILYSGVKVYHDCSIGSDCILQAGTIIGGDGFGFQPNSTNNYQKVPHIGNVIVEDHVEIGANTTIDRATLGSTIIRKGVKLDNLIQVAHNVEIGENTVIAAQTGVAGSTKIGRDCMIGGQVGIIGHLKIGDRVKIAAQSGIGNDLKDEEIVQGSPAFPIGDYKRSYVVFRNLPELSSKIKLIEKNNSAEK